GCGACGCAGGTTTTCCATTGCCGCGCCGAATGCCCCGACACCCGGCAGAATCACCCTGTCCGCCCGAAGCACTGTCTCGGCGTCCGATGTGATTTGCGCATCGTAGCCCAGCTTTTGCAGGGCTTTCTGCACGCTGCGCAGATTGCCCATGCCGTAGTCGACGATGGCAATCAACGCTACAGCACTCCTTTCGTGCTGGGCACACCTGCCTCGCGCGAGCGGTAGCGAACCGCATCGGCAAGAGCACGTCCCAGCGCTTTGAAGGTGGCTTCGGCAATGTGATGCGCGTTTTCACCAGCCAGCTGGCGCACATGCAGGTTCATCGGCACGTGGAACGCCAGCGCGCGCAGGAACTCCGGTACCAGCTCTGCAGGCATCTGCCCCAACATGACGGGTGGCAGCTGCAGGTCACAGCGCAGATACGCTCGCCCCGAAAGGTCGACCGCCACCATCACCAGTGCATCGTCCATCGGCACAATGGCGTGCCCGTAGCGCTCGATACCGCGCTTATCGCCCAGTGCGCGCTGTAACGCCGTGCCCAGGCAGATGCCCACATCCTCCACCGTGTGGTGGGCGTCTACCTGCAGGTCGCCACGCGCCTGAATGACCGCGTCGAACAGGGCGTGGCGCACCACGTGCGTCAGCATGTGGTTGAAAAAGCCGATGCCTGTCTCCACCTCGGCTTTCCCCGTGCCGTCCAGATGCAGGCTCACATGCACGCTGGTTTCGGCGGTTTCGCGGTCCACCTGGGCGATGCGTTCTTCCATGCTCATCGTGTATCCTCTCCTGATGTTAATCGTGCAGCCTCCGTTTCACGGCGAGGAGGTGGGCTTCCAGACCTTCCACCGCCGCCAGAGTCTCGATTGCGTCTGCCACCTGCTGCAGGGCTTCGCGCGTGAAATATACCACGCTGGTCTTCTTCACAAAATCGTCTACGTTCAGCGGCGAGGCGTAGCGGGCAGTACCGCTGGTGGGCAGGGTGTGGCTGGGACCTGCGACGTAATCGCCCAGCGACTGGGGCGAATTTGCGCCCATCATCACCGCGCCGGCACAGCGAATGAGAGGCAGGTAGCGCCACGGCTCAGCGACCATCAGCGCAAGATGCTCGGGGGCGCACAGATTCGCGAGGTCTACCGCTTCCTCCATATCGCGCGTCAGGATGATACCGCCGTTTTGCGCCAGAGTCTGCCGCAGAATATCCTGCCGGGCTAATCCCGCACCCGTTTTTTCGATCTCCTCCTGCACTACCTGAGCCAGTGAGCGCGAGGGGGTTATCAGGAAGGCGGCGGTATGGATATCGTGCTCGGCTTGCGTCAGCATATCGATCGCCACGTAACGCGGGTCGGCAGTATCGTCGGCAAGGATGCACACCTCGCTGGGACCCGCGAGCATGTCGATGCCCACCATGCCGTACACCAGTTTCTTGGCGACGGTAACGTAGATGTTGCCTGGTCCTACAATCTTATCCACTGCAGGAACAGACTGCGTGCCATAAGCCATCGCCGCCACTGCCTGCGCTCCGCCCACTTTGAAAATACGGTTCACGCCAGATTGCTGTGCCGCCATCAGCACGAGCGGATGGACGGTGCCATCTTTGCGGGGCGGGGTACACAGGATGACCTCTTCCACACCGGCCACTTGCGCGGGTATGGCGCACATCAGCACCGAGCTGGGATAGACCGCCAGTCCGCCGGGCACATACACGCCCACCCGCCGCAGCGGGGTAACCATCTGTCCGACCAGCCCGCCACGTTCGTCCGCCTCAAACCACGAGGTGCGCTTCTGGTGCTCGTGGAATCGGCGGATTCGCTCTGCGGCGAGCTGCAAAGCTTCCGCTACGGGTGGAGAGACCTCTTCCTGTGCGCGACGGAGTTCCTCCGAGG
This sequence is a window from Bacillota bacterium. Protein-coding genes within it:
- the hisB gene encoding imidazoleglycerol-phosphate dehydratase HisB, yielding MEERIAQVDRETAETSVHVSLHLDGTGKAEVETGIGFFNHMLTHVVRHALFDAVIQARGDLQVDAHHTVEDVGICLGTALQRALGDKRGIERYGHAIVPMDDALVMVAVDLSGRAYLRCDLQLPPVMLGQMPAELVPEFLRALAFHVPMNLHVRQLAGENAHHIAEATFKALGRALADAVRYRSREAGVPSTKGVL
- the hisD gene encoding histidinol dehydrogenase; protein product: MRVISTDSASREEVRAILRRSLTLEDAEIESRVRAILNEVAARGDDALREYTARFDGVQLTHLEVTSEELRRAQEEVSPPVAEALQLAAERIRRFHEHQKRTSWFEADERGGLVGQMVTPLRRVGVYVPGGLAVYPSSVLMCAIPAQVAGVEEVILCTPPRKDGTVHPLVLMAAQQSGVNRIFKVGGAQAVAAMAYGTQSVPAVDKIVGPGNIYVTVAKKLVYGMVGIDMLAGPSEVCILADDTADPRYVAIDMLTQAEHDIHTAAFLITPSRSLAQVVQEEIEKTGAGLARQDILRQTLAQNGGIILTRDMEEAVDLANLCAPEHLALMVAEPWRYLPLIRCAGAVMMGANSPQSLGDYVAGPSHTLPTSGTARYASPLNVDDFVKKTSVVYFTREALQQVADAIETLAAVEGLEAHLLAVKRRLHD